From the Chitinophaga lutea genome, the window CTGCCTGGCTTTGATCATTCTGGCGGTCAGATCATGCCGGCGCGCCCATTCCGTTTTTTCGTACTCTTCCGTGTCTTTCATGGCGGTCATCCTTTCCGTCACCTGCAGGGCTTTGGCAGGGTCGGACTTTAGCAGGATGTCCCAGTACAAATCCATACCGTACCTGCTCCAGGAATATTTTTCCGGCGGAAATTCATTGGACATCATCTGTGCGTAACGCAATTTTTTGGCGGGATCCTCGAGGCGGAAGGAGAGCCAGTACAATGCCTGCGCGGCGCGCTGGCTTTCGGGAAAACGTTTGATCAGATCGAGGCAAAGGGCTTCATACTTCGCCGGATCGGTATCATCGAACCGCATGGCGTAGTAAAACGCGTAGTCCGCATTGCCGGGCTCGGCTTCGGTTGCCTTGCGCAGGTACTCCGCTGTTTTTTCGAAATCGCCGCGGCGCTCCACATCGTTGGAGAGGGCCGACCAGGCAGCCGCCATTTTAGGATCGAGCTTCAGTGCCTTCAACAGGTACTTCTCGGCCCTGGGGTCTTCGTGGCTGGTCAGCCGTTTGCCGATAGCAAACGGAATGGTGGCGGATGTCGGGTATTTTTTGATCCATTTGTCGTATTGCGCCTGCACTTCCGGGTTGGTGGCGACGGCGGCTTTCATATATGCTTCGTGGGCTTTCAGGTCTTCCGGCTGCTTTTCTACATCGGCGCGTAACTGCGCGATTTCTTCCGGGGACGCGGTGGGCGCTTTTCTTTGTGCGGATGCCGGTTGCCCTGCGGCGGCCAGCATAACGATCATGCTAAGGGTAAGAATGTGTTTTTTCATGACAGGATGATAATGCGTTAAAAAAATGGTTAGTTCCAGAGCGGGTTCTGGTCCAGTGGAGTGCCGGCGGGATAGCGGTTGATCTCCGACAGCGGAACGGGGAAGAGGTACATCTTTTCGGCGAACACGCGCGTTTCGACGTTGATGCGGTTATACACGCGGCCGCCCGGCCCGTCCACGATATCCATACCTGTGATCACGCCGCCCAGCTTCGCAGGCCCTGCTTTCCAGCGGCGGATGTCGAACCAGCGCTGGCCTTCCATGGCCAGTTCCACGAACCGTTCGTTTTGCAGCTTCGCGAAGGTGAAGTCCGCCGCGGCGATATTGGGCATTCCGGCGCGGGTGCGGAGTTTGTTGACGTACATGCGCGCATCTTCCGTGGCGCCCAGGTTCCATTTTGCTTCCGCATAAATGAGGTACACTTCCGCGAGGCGGATAATGGCGCAGTTCTGGAAATTGGCGTTGCCGTTCGTGTTCTTGTGATCGTATTTCGGGTTGAGGAATTTGCGGAGGAAATAATTGGTGGGTGACGAACCGGAACCCGAGGCACGGTTGAACTTGCTGCCTTTTTT encodes:
- a CDS encoding redoxin family protein; amino-acid sequence: MKKHILTLSMIVMLAAAGQPASAQRKAPTASPEEIAQLRADVEKQPEDLKAHEAYMKAAVATNPEVQAQYDKWIKKYPTSATIPFAIGKRLTSHEDPRAEKYLLKALKLDPKMAAAWSALSNDVERRGDFEKTAEYLRKATEAEPGNADYAFYYAMRFDDTDPAKYEALCLDLIKRFPESQRAAQALYWLSFRLEDPAKKLRYAQMMSNEFPPEKYSWSRYGMDLYWDILLKSDPAKALQVTERMTAMKDTEEYEKTEWARRHDLTARMIKARQLAARPDDALQALQGANPRRDAGAAEELVLLKASLEAAAGRNQPAYDSLLKFQERTPSDKVHETLVTYGSKLGKTSAAVNADIRAAQLARAEAATPFTLDAYLTKKPVSLADYKGKVVLLTYWFPGCGPCRGEFPHFENVLKKYKGKDVVYLAINIVREQDAYVLPFVKNSGYTFTPLAEDPKRNKGNLKSPGAPTNYLIDQDGRIIYSNFMIHGNNERMLELMIDSMLAPKAG